AATGGAATGACCCTCAGCGAGCTTGGGATAAGGAACAGGCATAAAGCAACCATCCTGGCAATTCACAGAGAAAGTGAAACCATTACAAACCCTGATGGCAATATTTCATTGTACTCAGGAGATATATGTATTATTTTTGGAAAACCGGAAGACCTGAATAAAATAAGGGAAATGTTCAAAGGAGCTTCTTGCAGCATATGAATATCTGAAATGAGTAAGGAGATAACAAACATATCGTAAAAGACGGCTAGTAATAGCAGTATTTAGCTATTGTACCCTAATGCATAAAGTTGCATACATAATTATAACATTTAATCATGACTGTAATGTTATAAAAAAGTATTGGAGTATTGATACATATTTTTCATTTTTGTTGAAAAGACATCTCTATAATTTTTTTTGCTCAATAATGAGCAGAAAAAAGAACTAATTCTAAGCGTTACATGCGTTTACCTTATATGGGAGAAAATTAGAGCACTTATCGAGGAAGGAAACCTCACTGAGAATTTGAAAGACAGAGTATTAATCTGTAAATGGAGAATGAAATATGGAATGGAAGCTGTCTAGAAAGACGCAACAGCGTTTCAGACATTTCAGAGTCTGGAAAGATTTCGAACAACTTGATGCAAAGCCAGAGAGCTACAAATGCCTGGCATCAAAAAAATCAACATGCGCTGTAGGATTTTTAAGACCTTCCTTCAGTATGACATACTGATCAATTAAACTGGAGATTTATTCTTTTATTTTGCCTCCTGACAGGTGAGCAAATCATTCTTTTTTATTCCATTCTGATAGGAAATAATAAATTGATATATGCTGTAAGTTAATTCCATGTTCAGCAAACATAGTGAATCAGGTTACAGAGAAGTGCTTCCCGGAATTTTGATGAAAACGATAGTACATGGCGAAAAAACCCTGATGACAGAGTTCTTACTGAAAAAAGGAAGTCATTTACCTTCACACGAACATATTCATGAGCAGACAGGCTACATGATATCCGGGAAAATGCTGCTTACTATTGGTGATAATACGCATGAAGTAACACCCGGCGATTCATGGAATATACCTTCAGATACTCCTCATGAAGCACATGTAATCGAAGATTCCATTGCAGTTGAAGTGTTCTCTCCGTGCAGGGATGAATATCTCGATTGAGTCAAATTGAGTTTCAAATCCTGCTTTTAATTCTTTTTTCCGTATTTTCTGATTATGACTTCACATTTCTGATATTATTTATTCAGGCAGCATAAGTATATACATGCGGAGATACTAGCAATTTTTATATAGTAATTGCTAGCACATAGGAATCCGATGTGTGAGTAATCATACCGGTACCGACTTGTAAAAACCAGACAGAACTGAAAGGTGAAAAAATGAAAGACACATGGGAAAAAGTCTTTGAGTACGCATCTTCCCCGCTTCACGGAACAATGTCCAGAAAGCTTAGAGAAGGAGTAAACATCCAGGTCAACGAAGGAAAAATTTACTCAAAAGCAGTCCTTTTCCTCGGTGAACAATTTGTACGTATTACAGAGGAAGAAGAAGGTCAGAAGATCAACACATACTATGACTGGGAGAAGATCGAATCTGTAAGAACGTACAGCAAAGGAGAGTAATACTCTTTGTGTATGATCCCGAATAATGGATAATGGTATTATCCATTTATTTTTTCAAAAACAAGCAGCCTATAAAGTACTGACCAGAAGTATGCTCATATCGTCCTATTTCCTGCGATGACTAAAACTGAACCAAATACCCTAAATCACATTGAAGTAATACTTATTTCAAGTGTAATAGGAGGGAAAATGAGCTATCTTTACCTGGCGTTTGCCATCATTTTTGAGATATGTGGAACCACATGTATGAAACTATCCGAAGGTTTCACAAAACCCCTGCCATCGATATTGATCTTTATATTCTACGGAATCAGCTTTATATCTTTTACAATTGCACTGAAAAAAATAGATGTCAGTGTAGCCTATGCAATATGGGCCGGACTTGGTGTTGCCATGATATCCCTGATAGGACATTTCGGATTTGGCGAACCCATACCACTCGCCAGAATTGCATTCCTGGCACTGATCGCAATCGGAGTTATAGGACTGCACCTGAGCAGCAGTGTGAACTGAAATATCAGGAATTTCTGAGCATTTCTTTTTTGAACATTCCGTACTCATCAAATCCTCTGTGCATAAGAGCAAGTATTCCCAGAAGAACGTTCACCATAGTTGTAACATATATCGCAAGCATAATGGCTATCTGGTACTCTATTGCAACAAGTGGACTTGCACCGGCAAGAATCTGACCGGTCATCATTCCCGGAAGGAATACTATACCTATTGTAGCCATATTTGCAATTGTAGGCTTTAATGCGACCCTCATACTCTTGCGCAGGTATGGGACAAGAGCTTCTGTCTTTTCAGCACCCATAGAGAGGCGGAAAAGATACCTGTTCTCGTTTCTCTGTATCTCGTTACAGAAATTCTCCATCCCAATTACATTGGCTTTAAGGGAATTACCCAGCACCATACCTGCAATAGGTATGAAGTATCTTGCATCGAAAAGGTCACTGAGATCAATTATGAATTTGTTGAAGTAAAGCAACATCGCATAATTTGTCACTGCCATGAAAACAGTCAGCAATGGTAACAAATTTTGTGTTTTCAACTCCGCATTTTTCAAAACGGTATGTGATGCTACAAAGACCATTACAAATACCCACGCAATGTTAAGAAGTGCATTGTTCAGATCAAAGACAAATGTAAGGAAAACACCCACAAATAGCAGCTGAACGACCATTCTTACTGCACTTTCAAGCGTAGAGGAGATAAGTTTCAGGTTCAAGTAATAGCTTATGAGAACCGGTATGAGAAGCAAAACGAATGAAAAGAACATGCCCCCAAGACTTATGTCGTATGTTTCCATCAGTTCACCCCACCTGAAAAATCAATTACTCTCATAGCTTTAGTTTCCCATTCCCTGTCGTGAGAGATCGCAAGTACCGTCCATTGTGGATTATCAAAGAACATATCCGCAACCTTCTGTTTTAGACCTGCATCAAGTTCTGCTGTAACCTCATCAAGAAGAAAGATATTTTTGCCTGAAAGCAGTGCCAAGACTAAAACAACCCTTTGTTTTTCACCGCCAGACAACTTTGTGTACTCTTTATTCAGCAGGTCAGAAGAAAGAGATAACTCGTAGAGGATATTCTCAATATCATCCCTACCGCTATTGCCCTTGTTAGCTTTGAACGAAAATACCTCATCAATAAGGTCAGCTACCTTTCCTTCGGCTATGTCTGTGTCCTGAGACACGTAAGCAACTTTCTTTCTGATATCCCATATATTGCCGGCATCAACCGGTGCACCATCCAAAGATACTTCACCGGAATTATGGTTTCCAAACCCCATGATTATTCTGAAAATAGTTGATTTGCCAATACCTGATTTTCCTTTTATGAGTATTTTTTCCCCTTTTGAAACTGATAAATTAAAATCAGAAAGAATTGTTTTTCCATCATAACTAACAGAAAGTTTTTGAATATCCAGCAGCCCCATTATGATCTACTCCAGTTATGCTTGTTTGGTCATTTGCCTTATTACCATAAGCTGTATTCGGAAATAGCTTTCCAATATAGAATATTGGGTTCTATTTACATAATATAGCTCAGATATATATAGAGATATTACTTAGTAACTTGCGGGTTGGTCTGACATAACTTACAACTCTGCCCCCGATAAGAAACCAACCCAAAATCTCTTTTGCAGAGAAGATAGCGGACCGTCTGTTCTTGCTTAAACTCTTTAAATGAAAACATACATAGAATATACCATGAGCAAGAATTCACTTACAGAAGGACAGAAAGCTCCTGATTTTTGTCTCCCTGACCAGGATGAGAATAATGTGTGCCTTAAGGATTTTGACGGTAAATGGATTGTTCTTTACTTTTACCCTAAAGATAACACATCAGGATGTACAAAGGAAGCACAGGATTTTACAGCTCTGAAAGGGGATTTTGAATCAGATAATGCAGTAATTCTCGGAGTAAGTAAGGATAGTGTTAAGTCCCACATCAAATTCATCGAAAAGAAAGAAATTGGAATTACCCTTCTTTCAGATGAGGAAACGACAGTTCACCAGAAGTACGATGTATGGAGAACAAAGAAGAACTACGGCAAAGAATATCTTGGAACCGTCAGGTCAACTTTCCTCATTGATGCTGAAGGAAATATTGCAAAGATATGGGATAATGTTAAAACAAAAGAACATGCTGAAAAAGTGCTTGCAGCTCTTAAATCACTAAAAGAATAATGCTGACTTCAGCATGCATATCATATGAAATCAAGGTATTTTGATATTTCGCTGAATATTAAAACATAGCCAAGTGCTAGCATAAAAAGCGAGATAAACCATGCCCATCTGAGAATTCTGCCAAGGTTCTCAGGCTGCATCATTTTAAGAAAAAAACGATCGACCGCATTTGGTCGATCTTCTGGAACATCATTCATAAAAAAAGATTATCAAAGGATTATCCTTTGATCCTCTTGAGTCTGAAGGTGTTTTCCCTCTCCATCTCTTCGAGACGGAGCCTAATGAAGACCATTGCTTCCTGAAGTTCAGGTATGACCTTGAACTCGAGAGCATTGACACGCCTTTTTGTCTTCTCGATATCATCAAGAAGCTTTTTCATGGTTGTCTCTATCTCTGCTGCAAGGATGATCTTTTCTACAAGATGCTCATATGCATCTGCTGCCTCATCGGTGTATGAACTGGTACCAAGAATACCATAACCTCTTTCGTTTATGGACTTCTTTACACTGGATGACTCGATCTTTGGAACGACTACACCCATGATGTTGCGGCTTTCCAGCTCAATTTCAGGCTTGCTCTGAAGTGCAAAAGCTGTGGATTTGACGGTAATTGTACCGTCAACAGCATTTGCAATACCGATCTTACGGGAAGCTTCTTCATAGGCGGCATCCAGCTCAGATCTGACATCCTTAGCCTTGCTGAGAATCTCAAAGAACTCAAGGATAAGACCGTCTCTCTTCATCTTAAGCAGCTTGTGACCACTCTGTGAGAGCTTGATCTTCTTCTTGATCTCAATAAGTTCTGATCGAGTTGGTTTTACATCTTTCACGCCCATGTTGGATCACCTTTCAGTTAGTTGCTCTTGTGAGCAGGGTGGTACTTCTCGATATACTTGTTATCGATCCTGGTAAGCAGAGCCACAGGAAGCTCGGAGAGAATATCCCAGCCAACCTGGAGAGTGTCTTCAATTGACCTGTCTTCATCTCTTCCCTGACGTACGAATCTGTCTTCGAACAGGTCAGCGAATTCGAGAATCTTCTGGTCTCTCTCGGACAATGCCTCTTTACCTACGATAGCCACGAGACCTCTGAGGTCACGACCTTCTGCATAACCAGCATACATCTGGTCAGATACAGCTTTGTGATCATCTCTGGTCTTTCCTTCACCGATACCTGAGTTCATCAGACGGGAAAGGGATGGCAGTACATTGATAGGTGGGTAGATACCCTTTCTGTGAAGTTCCCTTGAAACTACGATCTGTCCTTCTGTGATATATCCTGAAAGGTCAGGGATCGGGTGAGTGATATCGTCACCAGGCATGGTGAGGATTGAGAATTGAGTAACTGAACCCTTCAATCCCTTGATAACACCTGCACGCTCGTAGAGTGATGCAAGGTCAGTGTACATGTAACCTGGGTAACCACGTCTACCTGGCACTTCTTCACGGGCTGCACCCATCTGACGGAGTGCTTCACAGTAGTTAGTGATGTCAGTAAGGATAACAAGTACGTGCATGTCGTGTTCGTATGCAAGGTACTCTGCAGCTGTAAGAGCCATCCTTGGTGTGATGATACGTTCTACAGCAGGATCGTCTGCAAGGTTAAGGAAAACCACAGCTCTTTCAAGAGCACCGGTCTTCTCGAAGTCCTCCATGAAGTACTGGGCTTCTTCGTTTGTGATACCCATTGCAGCAAATACTACTGCGAAAGGTTCATCGGAACCTGGAACTTTTGCCTGACGTGCGATCTGAAGAGCGATCTCGTTGTGTGGAAGACCTGATCCTGAGAAGATAGGAAGCTTCTGTCCACGAACGAGGGTGTTTGTTCCGTCAATTGTGGAGATACCTGTCTGGATAAAGTCCTCTGGTGGCATCCTTGAATATGGATTCATTGATGCACCGTTTACATCTACTCTGTCTTCTGGAACGATACGTGGTCCACCATCGAGTGGTTCACCTGCACCGGACAGGATACGACCGAGCATGTCCTTTGATACAGGGAGCTTAATGGTCTCACCGGAGAACACTACACCGGACTCTTCGTTGAGTCCACCTGTACCTTCGAATACCTGAACTGCTACAATATCAGCAGAGGTATCAAGAACCTGACCCCTTTTTGTTGTTCCGTCAGGAAGGTTGATGTGAACGAGTTCATTGTAACCTACAGGTTCTGTCTTCTCGAGGAAGATCAGAGGACCTGCGATCTCTGTAATCGTCTTATATTCCTTGGTCATTTTAGTTGCCTCCAAGTGCTGCAAATTCTTTGTCCATCTTGGACAGAACAACATTCAGTGCATTATCAAAGTCCTCTTCGAACTTGACCTTTGCAAGATCGTCCTTTGACTCGACTGAAAGGATATCCTTCATTGGAATACCTGATTCCAGTGCTGCCTGTGCCATGTCACTGTACTTGGAAATTGCTTTGAGCAATTTGTACTGCTTGTCAAATGGACAGTAGGTGTCAACAGGGTGATATGCGTTCTGCTGGAGGAAGTATTCCCTGAGCATACGGCAGATCTCAAGGATAAGCTGCTGATCTTCCGGAAGTGCATCGGAACCGACGAGCTGTACGATCTCCTGAAGTTCAGATTCCTGCTGGAGAAGATCCATTGCATTGTCCCTGAGTGGTACCCAGTCAGGTGCAACATTCTCTGAGAACCAGTCAGAAAGACCCTGAGTGTACAGACTGTAACTTGTAAGCCAGTTAATGGATGGGAAGTGTCTCCTCTGTGCAAGTTTTGCATCCAGTGCCCAGAACACTTTTACGATACGGAGGGTGTTCTGTGTAACAGGCTCTGAGAAGTCACCACCAGGAGGTGATACTGCACCAATAACGGTGATTGAGCCTTCTTCTGCTGAAAGTGACTTTACTGCACCTGCACGCTCATAGAACTCAGAGAGTCTTGCAGACAGGTATGCAGGATAACCTTCTTCACCAGGCATTTCTTCAAGCCTTGAGGAAATTTCTCTCATTGCTTCTGCCCATCTGGATGATGAGTCAGCCATGAGTGATACATCATAACCCATGTCACGATAGTATTCTGCAATTGTGATACCTGTGTAAACAGATGCTTCACGAGCAGCTACAGGCATGTTGGATGTGTTTGCTATAAGAACTGTACGTTCCATGAGTGGACGACCGGTCTTTGGATCCTGGAGTTCTGGGAACTCGTTCAGTACATCAGCCATCTCGTTTCCACGTTCTCCACATCCGATATATACCACAATGTCAGTGTCACTCCACTTTGCAAGCTGCTGCTGTGTAACAGTCTTTCCTGAACCGAATGGACCAGGGATAGCTGCTGTACCGCCCTTTGCTACTGGGAAGAGACCGTCAAGAATCCTCTGACCTGTAATAAGAGGTCTTCTTGGAATGAATTTCTTCTCTACAGGACGTGGCATTCTTACAGGCCACTTCTGCATCATGGAGATTTCGGTACCGTCTGTGAGTACACAGATAGTCTCATCTACCTTGAACTTTCCGGACTTTATTTCTTCAACTGTACCGGAAACTGTTGGTGGCACCATGATCTTGTGCTCAACATTCATTGTTTCCTGTACGATACCTATTGTCTGACCGCCCTTTACGGAGTCACCACTTGTTACTACTGGCTTGAACTCCCATAGTTTTTCACGGTCAAGACCGTTGGCAGTTACACCTCTGCTAATAAAGTCCCCCATCTTTTCCTGAAGTACTTTCAGAGGTCTCTGAATACCATCATAGATACTTTCTAATAAACCTGGACCGAGTTCTACAGAGAGGGACATTCCAGTGTTCACTACAGGCTCACCTGGCTTGATACCAGATGTATCCTCATATACCTGAACAGTAGCTTTGTCACCTTTAATTCTGATAACTTCGCCCATAAGACCTTCGTGACCAACGTGTACCACATCGTACATCTTTGGTTTGATACCCATGATAGTAACGACAGGTCCGGCCACACGATAAATTTCACCTTTCATTTCCACAGATCTACACCTACCGATTGCTTTATTTTTTCCCTTAAGTTCGAACTTTCACCACTACCACCGAGAGTCACAACAGTTGGCTCAACAGAATCGCTGATAGTGTTTCTCAACATCTCCGGTAGTCCACTCAGATCATCACCGTGCATTATCAGAATGCCGACTTCTCGATCCTCAAGTATTTTCTCTACAGCAGGCTCAAGTTCGCCATTATTAACTTCAAATATCTTTTTGACACCAGCAAGCCTGAAACCTGTTACAAACTCGCTATTTCCGACTACTGCTAATTCCATCAGATCACCAACTGTTCCTTGATAGTTTCATCATTGAGGTTGGCAGCTTTACCACGAATGATTATCCGTAAGTTGCTTATCTCGTTCTGTTTGCTTAGCATGTAGTCCATGATTGGTACAATTGAGATCGGATAAACATGTGAAAAGCTTGCTGCAGATTTAAGCCTGTGATGTTTCAGTCTGGTCTCGACATCAATTAATGAATCCATATCCGGTTTTACAATATCAGAGATGACATCCCAGTAAGGATTATTCTCTAACTCAGATACAAAGTCTGCAAAGGATAAAGGCAGCAGTCTTTCTGTTTCCTTAAGCTTGCACCTTAATCCACCATCGATCATCAAATTCATTACCTCAGGATCAGTAATTCCTGATTTCTTCAAACGGAAGAGGGTAATTAGGTTTTTCAGATCAATGCCCATTCTGGTAAATTCCTCGAACAGCTTGCGATCTTTGGATTTTGAACCGCTTATTGCGTCAAACAAACCGGTATAGTACATCTTATCAAGCTGATTCTCGATCTCTGAAAGATTTGTACCATCATAGTTCTTCAATATAGGGTAGTATTCAGTATTTGCAAGCTCAGAAATAACTTCCTCATATGTTGCTTTTGCTGCAAGGTCTGAAAGAGAAGTATAACTCATTCTTCCTGCTGCAACAATAGCATCAAGGATCTCTTCTGTAGATGCATTACAATATTTACCACGCAGAATTGTTTTAATATTCCAGATATCAAACTTCTTGAGTTTCTCACCGATAAGGAAGTTTACATCACCATCTGAAATATTAAGTAATTTCGTGAAGGTTTCTGCGAGATTCCTGTTAAGGGCATGCTCAATAAGGTCTACACCCTCATAGCTCCTTGCCAGTTCGTCGACATCCTCTTTATACTCAGATTCTTCAATGAATCTGGTAATTTCATCAATGCTCATATTCATGAGCCTAGGATAGGTCTCCTTTGGCAGAAGCTTACTTTTCATTGCACGTACACGTGCTGTGGTATATGCATAATTTGCATGACCCTTTGACTGGGATTTTTTGGAATTACCACGCTTAAATTTCTGCAACAGCTGCATTTAGAAATCACCCGAATAAGATATCAGATGTCTGTTTCAACAACCGCTCATTCACGCTTTTAAGGATGACATCGTAAGTATAATCCAATCTGATAGTACCATCTTCATTCTCGATCACTACGCCACCAAGACAATCAATGTTGCCGGCGTATTCGAGTGAAGATAACTTCTTGACAATCTCCTCAGAAGCAGCATTGGAATAGATCTTACTGCCATTTGCCTCATATGTTGTTATGAGTTCCCTAAGGAGTGCCTCATTTTTCTCAGGAGAAAACTCTGAAATGGTTTCTACAGCCTGGACATATACTTTTTCGAGTACTTCCTTGCGTGCATTGAGCAATGTGCGCTTCACTTCAAGATTTGCACTGGATATTTCTTGCTGCCTTATTTTCTTAATATCATCTTCTGCCTTTGCAAGACGTTCACCCATAATTCTTTTAGCATTCTGTTTTGCCTCATCGAGAATCAGAGCTACTTCTGCATCTGCGTCAGAATCCAGTTTGGAAACTTCTGCCTGAGCAGCATCCATGATATCTTTAACAACAGTTTCTAGTCCCATGCTCAACACCTTTGGAAAATTTAAGAGCGAAAAATGCTCTTAAATTATTTGATCAACAGTGCAACTACCAGACCAAAGATAACAATTGTTTCTGGAATTACAGTCAGGATAAGACCCTTACCGAAAAGGCTCTCATTCTCTGCCATTGCACCGATTGCTGCGCTACCGATGTCCTTCTCTGCAAGAGCGGATGCAATACCTGTGAGACCTACTGCGAGTCCTGCTCCAATTGCTTTCAATCCTGATGCGTCCATTGTTGTTACTGCTTCTGTTACCATTTTCTTATTCCTCCGTGTATTTTCTAATATATCCAAATGGATTGTATTTGCGTCCCCCTCCTTCGTAGAATTTTCCGAAGAATTCTACATACTGTAACCTGAGTGAGTGTAAACCGGGGGCGATAATACTCAGGACAGTATTTAATCCGTGTCCAAGTAAGAACACTATAATTGCACCGATTGTTGCCACACCTATTGGCGTACCTGGCTGCCAGATCATTTCAAAAGCGATCAGATTGACAGTTGACGCAATATAGATGGATGACAAACCTACAGCTATGATACGAGTGTAAGACAGTGAGTTACTGAGTAGTGATGGCAACTCGATAGGTCCTTTGATACCTTCTCCCTTGAGAAGCATTACAAATCCTATTAAGAAGACAACTACACCTGCGATCGTTGCAAAGGATGGAAGTGCTGCTGCATATCCGATAATTGCGAGGATCAAACCGATTTCAATAACGAACCAGCTTCCTTTCTCAAAAATAGCTGCTGACATCCCGTGTTTCTTGTTCTCATTGATGAAACCAAGAAGATAACCAATGTTAATATGAATGAAACCGACAAGAGCGGTTGCAATGATCATGGTCATCACAAGATGAGTCCTGTGAACAGGGAAAGTGATAATTTCATCCCCGACTGGAGATGCAAAGAGATTGATTGTTTCAAAACCAGGAATTAAACCTGATACTGTTTCATGCTCTGTATGAAGACTTGCAAGCGAGAATCCCAAAAACTCACCATATAACACACCAAATATCAGAGTAGATATCTGACAATATATCAGAATGTTCATGAGTGGCTTGATAGCTTCTGAAGATATCATCTTCTTTATTCCGAGTGCCATTGCAAGCAATATAAGTGCATATCCAATGTCACCAAGAATCATTCCGTAAAAGAGTGGGAAAGAAATGAATATCAAGAAAGTAGGATCGAGTTCTTTATAAACAGGTCTTGCATAAAGATCCATGATTTCCTGGAAAGGAGAAGCGATCTTAGAATTATTGTACTCGATTGGTACAATCTTTTCATCCGCTTTTGTCATTTCCTGCATGGAAACGAAAGCCCTTCCATTTGTAGCTTCTTTCACAATGCGCTCCAGTTCAGAGAAATCTTCTGCAGGAACCCATCCATCAATCATGAAAGTGCTGTCTGATGTAGCAACCCTCAGAGGTGCTTCTGACTTCTGAGCTTCCACTGACAGAACTTCATTACTTGAAAGAATGAAATCAGCGTATTTATCTTTAAGTGACTCTATCTCTGCATCAATAGACTCTATCTGTTTAACTAATCCAGATTCCTTTGAGATGAGACTTTTAAGAGATTCAGAAGGTACACCACTTGCAACCGGGATTCTAAGTTCCCTGTAACCTGAGCCCGCAAGAGCATTGGATACATCAGTTGCTTTGTCTTTAGAGACAAATATAACCACAGTGCCTTCTTTTGCATCATAAAACATTTCGTATGCAGAAGTGACTTTAGAAACCACATTTCCGACATCTTCCTTTACATTTCCTGCAAATACAGCAAGGTGCTCGTATCCACGGTAAAGGTCAAGGTCAAGAGAAATGTTAGCAAAAGGAAGTAATTCCTTCTTCAGGGAATCAAGCTCTTTAAGCTCGGTTTCAAGCTTGCTTTTATCCTCAGTTTTAACGTCAAGTTCAGCATCGAGTTTATCAAGAGTTGCATCAAGGTTAGAAAGAACTGAAGTCTCAGCATCTTTACTTTTTGATTCAACATCCTTAACGCCAAGTAAACTGGCAATGGATCTTATCTTGATAAGTTTCTTTGACACTTCATCAATCTTCTCAAAAGGTCTTCCTATACGGAGACCGGAACCATCTTCATTGAAATCTTCGATCTGGAACAGATTAGCTTTGTGCAGAGCATCGACCGTTTCTTCAAAAATGCTTTTATGGCCAACAATTACGGCACGATTCATCTGCTTTACATTAAGCATGTATTGCCCTCTCGAATTCGTTAATGATTAATGTTACAGCCTCGTCTACTTTGGATGAAGCAGAGCCAGCAATAGATCTAGCCTCGCTTTCTCCTACCTCGACGATCTTTGATTTATCTGAAGTGATAGACTCTTCTGCAGATTTCATTGCACTTTGTGCAGATTTCTGTGCATCGACTTCGGCCTGTTTAATGATTTCCCTGGCCTCGGCACGTGCACTGGCGATACGGTCGTTTTTTCGTTTGTTACCGTCGTCAACCATTTTGCGTGCATTGCCTTCTGCTTCTTTGATTTCCGACAAGATTTTTTCTTTGGCCATGCTAATCCTCATGTGATGAATTGCTTATTATCCCGAATAAATCAACATCTCCTATTGCTAGCTCACATATAAAGTATTCGGTTTTCCGGATACTGGCGAGCCATGAATAATCATGATTTATCATGATATTGGAAGAATTTATCAGAGATATGACATTACAAATAATAACTCCTGATAACGATAATTATACTACCCTAATGAATAATGATTATACTAATTCAATGCATAGATTTATCAAGCCTTACCGGAAGCTGAGTTCCTTCCTGGATAGTATGGATATATTTACTACGGAATTCAGGGTTGCGCATCATACAGTATTCTGCAGAGCAATTATATGCTTCATGCTTACCCATTCTCTCCCATATAGCAGCAAGACTTTCCTCACGAATATTTCCGAATGACAGTGGAGTATAAGCACATGGAAGAACATCCCCACCTGCTGTCGCATGCATCCACCTTCTACCCGCAAAACAACCAAACTCATCAGGACCCATGAAATTAGGGAATGAAGTAACCCTTGGACCATCCTCTTTGTTGTTCATTGATTTCTGGAATTTTCCAAGCCTGTCCACATCCTTGGAAGTCATTACCTCATCCTCATGATCCAGCCAGCGTCCTACAGCTATGATCTCATAAATAGACATTTCCTGCATACCCATATCTGCTGCAAAATTGTAGAAACCATCAAGATCATCTATATTATGTGGTGAAACAACCACAAAAAGATCTGCAAGAACACCAGCATTGACAAAGTGTTTGATACCATTAACAGTATTCTGGAAAGCTCCCTCATGATTCCTTACACGATCATGTTCAGCCTCATTCGGACTATCGAGACTCAGGTGTGCAGCAAAAAGTCCAGCAGCCTTGAGATCCCTGGCTCTTTGTTCAGTTAGACTGAAACCGGAGGTAAAACACGAAACTACAGCACGAGTCTTATCCACTTTTGCCACCATTTGCTCAAAGTCTTTCCTGAGCAAAGTTTCCCCACCATCAAAGGCGATATAATAAGAACCAAGATCAATGGCCTGCTGTATAGCACTATTTACCTCATCAAATGTAACAATAGGATCAGCCACAGTTCCGGCTGCACCGCAGTGAA
The sequence above is a segment of the uncultured Methanolobus sp. genome. Coding sequences within it:
- the ahaH gene encoding ATP synthase archaeal subunit H; translated protein: MSEIKEAEGNARKMVDDGNKRKNDRIASARAEAREIIKQAEVDAQKSAQSAMKSAEESITSDKSKIVEVGESEARSIAGSASSKVDEAVTLIINEFERAIHA
- a CDS encoding radical SAM protein, which produces MRVYDKSVIKVNASTENGRVVLDTEGPLSPVAKPIIKRINKIFLEEKPIYSDEENIIFSTWAPPMPGDIFKRMISAQVASILKKRVPDQFSIGITTHCPYDCIHCGAAGTVADPIVTFDEVNSAIQQAIDLGSYYIAFDGGETLLRKDFEQMVAKVDKTRAVVSCFTSGFSLTEQRARDLKAAGLFAAHLSLDSPNEAEHDRVRNHEGAFQNTVNGIKHFVNAGVLADLFVVVSPHNIDDLDGFYNFAADMGMQEMSIYEIIAVGRWLDHEDEVMTSKDVDRLGKFQKSMNNKEDGPRVTSFPNFMGPDEFGCFAGRRWMHATAGGDVLPCAYTPLSFGNIREESLAAIWERMGKHEAYNCSAEYCMMRNPEFRSKYIHTIQEGTQLPVRLDKSMH